In Vespula vulgaris chromosome 10, iyVesVulg1.1, whole genome shotgun sequence, the following are encoded in one genomic region:
- the LOC127066947 gene encoding lymphoid-specific helicase-like isoform X4: protein MEQTNDEILTMKEDSNNSDNNFDNNFDNNSDNKSDKDIVVDCDFPSKTSDSTDNKSLSIIADHSKLDDKVPEDNVTNKKKRSLAEFIEEKRIAQEEYNKTLHEQRYKRLMHLLTQSQFYANYLMGKITSTSSQEIKDQKKATNENLPPKKKEKKKNTQEYDIRQYISPKMEKKINSDRSKSNLSPRQISEELLNLDIEKQVDNCENFCVPKHFNGTLYEYQREGLQWLKVLYENGLNGILADEMGLGKTIQIIALLCHLLEKHQGGPYLIIAPLSTIPNWVSEFKKFAPDLPIIVFHGSKNIRLNISKKITQSYSVKGEYRTKPIVLTTYEMPLVENKFLMSQKWRYIIIDEGQRIKNHESLLSKVLRTFPSMNRLLLTGTPLQNNLAELWALLNFLLPEIFDDLPVFESWFNVNELQSTEATNKILKQEEEKHILSSLREILKPFVLRREKSDVHINIPPKKELIVYAPLSHLQHELYRAVLNYDLYNKIEKEPILKTLDGSKPKRKRITTNTMGIDNLNNELTSPVPEEESTLTDPYLLQWQKHINITDQNRDFLQNLRFQNRWVLYKKIVNHPYLLYNPLDLNAGGTGLNLAAADTVIIYDSDWNPQVDIQAMARCHRIGQTRPVVIYKLCTKGTIDEVIIKRAEAKRLLEKMVMSKELRKLDIHSKDTLMELKQLLESKESTIVTSTLEAYSEEELNELMDRSDMAHNNSAGTRKFTY from the exons aTGGAGCAAACGAATGATGAAATTTTAACAATGAAAGAGGATAGTAATAATTccgataataatttcgataataatttcgataataattccgATAATAAATCCGATAAAGATATCGTCGTGGATTGTGACTTCCCAAGTAAAACGA GTGATTCGACTGATAATAAATCTTTGAGTATAATTGCTGATCACAGCAAGCTTGATGATAAAGTTCCTGAAGATAatgttacgaataaaaaaaaaagaagcctAGCTGAGTTTATTGAAGAAAAGCGTATTGCACaggaagaatataataaaacattgcaTGAACAAAGATATAAACGGTTAATGCATCTTTTAACTCAAAGTCAATTTTATGCTAATTATCTTATGGGAAAAATTACTTCAACTTCATcgcaagaaataaaagatcagAAAAAAGCTACTAATGAGAATTTACcaccaaagaaaaaagaaaaaaagaaaaatactcaAGAATATGATATACGCCAATATATTTCTCCAAAG atggaaaaaaaaataaattcagatAGATCAAAATCCAATTTAAGTCCAAGACAAATTTcagaagaattattaaatttagatATTGAAAAGCAAGTAGATAACTGTGAAAATTTTTGTGTTCCAAAACATTTCAATGGTACTTTATATGAATATCAGAGAGAAGGTTTGCAATGGTTGAAAGTGCTTTATGAGAATGGATTAAATGGTATCTTAGCTGATGAAATGGGACTTGGAAAAACAATTCAAATAATAGCATTGTTATGTCATCTTTTAGAAAAACATCAAGGTGGTCcttatttaataattgcaCCACTTTCTACAATACCAAATTGGGTTTCAGAATTTAAGAAATTTGCCCCTGATTTACCAATAATAGTATTTCATGGctcaaaaaatataagattaaatatCTCTAAGAAAATTACACAATCTTACAGTGTTAAAGGAGAATATAGAACAAAACCTATTGTACTAACCACATATGAAATGCCAttagtagaaaataaatttcttatgagTCAGAAATggagatatataattatcgatgAAGGTCAGAGAATCAAAAATCATGAATCACTATTATCTAA aGTTCTAAGAACATTTCCATCTATGAACCGCCTTTTATTGACTGGTACACCACTTCAAAATAATCTAGCTGAATTGTGGGCACTTCTTAACTTTTTATTACCTGAAATATTTGATGATTTGCCTGTGTTTGAATCCTGGTTTAATGTAAATGAATTACAAAGTACAGAGGCTACTAACAAGATtttaaaacaagaagaagaaaaacacaTTTTATCATCATTAAGAGAAATTTTGAAGCCTTTTGTTTTAAGACGTGAGAAATCAGATGTCCATATAAATATTCCacctaaaaaagaattaattgttTATGCTCCACTTTCACATTTGCAACATGAATTATACAGAGCAGTTTTAAATTATGacctttataataaaattgaaaaagaaccTATTTTGAAAACATTGGATGGTAGCAAACCTAAAAGAAAGCGTATTACAACAAATACAATGGGTATTGATAATTTAAACAATGAATTAACATCTCCTGTACCAGAGGAAGAAAGTACACTAACAGATCCATATCTATTGCAGTGGCAGaaacatattaatattactgaTCAGAATCGTGATTTCTTACAGAACCTACGGTTCCAAAACAGAT GGGtactatataaaaagattgtCAATCATCCATATTTGCTTTATAATCCTTTGGATTTAAATG CTGGTGGAACAGGTCTTAATCTTGCTGCTGCTGATACTGTGATTATATATGACAGTGATTGG AATCCACAAGTAGATATACAAGCAATGGCACGTTGTCATAGGATTGGTCAAACTCGTCCCGTTGTAATTTATAAGTTATGTACTAAAGGAACAATTGATGAAGTAATTATTAAACGTGCTGAAGCTAAACGGCTTTTGGAAAAGATGGTTATGTCTAAAGAATTACGTAAACTGGATATTCACAGTAAGGATACACTTATGGAATTGAAACAACTTTTAGAATCAAAAGAATCTACAATTGTTACATCTACACTAGAAG CGTACTCAGAAGAAGAACTCAATGAACTAATGGATAGAAGTGATATGGCACACAACAATTCTGCTGGTACAAGAAAATTTACTTACTAA
- the LOC127066947 gene encoding lymphoid-specific helicase-like isoform X3: MEQTNDEILTMKEDSNNSDNNFDNNFDNNSDNKSDKDIVVDCDFPSKTSDSTDNKSLSIIADHSKLDDKVPEDNVTNKKKRSLAEFIEEKRIAQEEYNKTLHEQRYKRLMHLLTQSQFYANYLMGKITSTSSQEIKDQKKATNENLPPKKKEKKKNTQEYDIRQYISPKMEKKINSDRSKSNLSPRQISEELLNLDIEKQVDNCENFCVPKHFNGTLYEYQREGLQWLKVLYENGLNEKHQGGPYLIIAPLSTIPNWVSEFKKFAPDLPIIVFHGSKNIRLNISKKITQSYSVKGEYRTKPIVLTTYEMPLVENKFLMSQKWRYIIIDEGQRIKNHESLLSKVLRTFPSMNRLLLTGTPLQNNLAELWALLNFLLPEIFDDLPVFESWFNVNELQSTEATNKILKQEEEKHILSSLREILKPFVLRREKSDVHINIPPKKELIVYAPLSHLQHELYRAVLNYDLYNKIEKEPILKTLDGSKPKRKRITTNTMGIDNLNNELTSPVPEEESTLTDPYLLQWQKHINITDQNRDFLQNLRFQNRWVLYKKIVNHPYLLYNPLDLNGMHSINDDIIKSSGKLLVLDAMLSKLKKRGHKVLLFSTMTKLLNIIEDYLSLRNYTYVRLDGSSKLEERGINIHKFNTEPELFLFLISTKAGGTGLNLAAADTVIIYDSDWNPQVDIQAMARCHRIGQTRPVVIYKLCTKGTIDEVIIKRAEAKRLLEKMVMSKELRKLDIHSKDTLMELKQLLESKESTIVTSTLEAYSEEELNELMDRSDMAHNNSAGTRKFTY; this comes from the exons aTGGAGCAAACGAATGATGAAATTTTAACAATGAAAGAGGATAGTAATAATTccgataataatttcgataataatttcgataataattccgATAATAAATCCGATAAAGATATCGTCGTGGATTGTGACTTCCCAAGTAAAACGA GTGATTCGACTGATAATAAATCTTTGAGTATAATTGCTGATCACAGCAAGCTTGATGATAAAGTTCCTGAAGATAatgttacgaataaaaaaaaaagaagcctAGCTGAGTTTATTGAAGAAAAGCGTATTGCACaggaagaatataataaaacattgcaTGAACAAAGATATAAACGGTTAATGCATCTTTTAACTCAAAGTCAATTTTATGCTAATTATCTTATGGGAAAAATTACTTCAACTTCATcgcaagaaataaaagatcagAAAAAAGCTACTAATGAGAATTTACcaccaaagaaaaaagaaaaaaagaaaaatactcaAGAATATGATATACGCCAATATATTTCTCCAAAG atggaaaaaaaaataaattcagatAGATCAAAATCCAATTTAAGTCCAAGACAAATTTcagaagaattattaaatttagatATTGAAAAGCAAGTAGATAACTGTGAAAATTTTTGTGTTCCAAAACATTTCAATGGTACTTTATATGAATATCAGAGAGAAGGTTTGCAATGGTTGAAAGTGCTTTATGAGAATGGATTAAATG AAAAACATCAAGGTGGTCcttatttaataattgcaCCACTTTCTACAATACCAAATTGGGTTTCAGAATTTAAGAAATTTGCCCCTGATTTACCAATAATAGTATTTCATGGctcaaaaaatataagattaaatatCTCTAAGAAAATTACACAATCTTACAGTGTTAAAGGAGAATATAGAACAAAACCTATTGTACTAACCACATATGAAATGCCAttagtagaaaataaatttcttatgagTCAGAAATggagatatataattatcgatgAAGGTCAGAGAATCAAAAATCATGAATCACTATTATCTAA aGTTCTAAGAACATTTCCATCTATGAACCGCCTTTTATTGACTGGTACACCACTTCAAAATAATCTAGCTGAATTGTGGGCACTTCTTAACTTTTTATTACCTGAAATATTTGATGATTTGCCTGTGTTTGAATCCTGGTTTAATGTAAATGAATTACAAAGTACAGAGGCTACTAACAAGATtttaaaacaagaagaagaaaaacacaTTTTATCATCATTAAGAGAAATTTTGAAGCCTTTTGTTTTAAGACGTGAGAAATCAGATGTCCATATAAATATTCCacctaaaaaagaattaattgttTATGCTCCACTTTCACATTTGCAACATGAATTATACAGAGCAGTTTTAAATTATGacctttataataaaattgaaaaagaaccTATTTTGAAAACATTGGATGGTAGCAAACCTAAAAGAAAGCGTATTACAACAAATACAATGGGTATTGATAATTTAAACAATGAATTAACATCTCCTGTACCAGAGGAAGAAAGTACACTAACAGATCCATATCTATTGCAGTGGCAGaaacatattaatattactgaTCAGAATCGTGATTTCTTACAGAACCTACGGTTCCAAAACAGAT GGGtactatataaaaagattgtCAATCATCCATATTTGCTTTATAATCCTTTGGATTTAAATGGTATGCATTCAATTAATGATGATATTATCAAATCTTCTGGTAAACTTTTAGTACTGGATGCTATGTTATCTAAATTGAAGAAGCGAGGACATAAAGTTCTTTTATTCTCAACAATGACAAAATTACTTAATATCATAGAAGATTATCTCTCATTAcgaaattatacatatgttaGATTAGATGGTTCAAGTAAACTAGAAGAAAGAggtataaatattcataaatttaatacaGAACctgaattatttttgtttcttatatcTACAAAAGCTGGTGGAACAGGTCTTAATCTTGCTGCTGCTGATACTGTGATTATATATGACAGTGATTGG AATCCACAAGTAGATATACAAGCAATGGCACGTTGTCATAGGATTGGTCAAACTCGTCCCGTTGTAATTTATAAGTTATGTACTAAAGGAACAATTGATGAAGTAATTATTAAACGTGCTGAAGCTAAACGGCTTTTGGAAAAGATGGTTATGTCTAAAGAATTACGTAAACTGGATATTCACAGTAAGGATACACTTATGGAATTGAAACAACTTTTAGAATCAAAAGAATCTACAATTGTTACATCTACACTAGAAG CGTACTCAGAAGAAGAACTCAATGAACTAATGGATAGAAGTGATATGGCACACAACAATTCTGCTGGTACAAGAAAATTTACTTACTAA
- the LOC127066947 gene encoding lymphoid-specific helicase-like isoform X2 codes for MEQTNDEILTMKEDSNNSDNNFDNNFDNNSDNKSDKDIVVDCDFPSKTSDSTDNKSLSIIADHSKLDDKVPEDNVTNKKKRSLAEFIEEKRIAQEEYNKTLHEQRYKRLMHLLTQSQFYANYLMGKITSTSSQEIKDQKKATNENLPPKKKEKKKNTQEYDIRQYISPKMEKKINSDRSKSNLSPRQISEELLNLDIEKQVDNCENFCVPKHFNGTLYEYQREGLQWLKVLYENGLNGILADEMGLGKTIQIIALLCHLLEKHQGGPYLIIAPLSTIPNWVSEFKKFAPDLPIIVFHGSKNIRLNISKKITQSYSVKGEYRTKPIVLTTYEMPLVENKFLMSQKWRYIIIDEGQRIKNHESLLSKVLRTFPSMNRLLLTGTPLQNNLAELWALLNFLLPEIFDDLPVFESWFNVNELQSTEATNKILKQEEEKHILSSLREILKPFVLRREKSDVHINIPPKKELIVYAPLSHLQHELYRAVLNYDLYNKIEKEPILKTLDGSKPKRKRITTNTMGIDNLNNELTSPVPEEESTLTDPYLLQWQKHINITDQNRDFLQNLRFQNRWVLYKKIVNHPYLLYNPLDLNGMHSINDDIIKSSGKLLVLDAMLSKLKKRGHKVLLFSTMTKLLNIIEDYLSLRNYTYVRLDGSSKLEERGINIHKFNTEPELFLFLISTKAGGTGLNLAAADTVIIYDSDWNPQVDIQAMARCHRIGQTRPVVIYKLCTKGTIDEVIIKRAEAKRLLEKMVMSKELRKLDIHSKDTLMELKQLLESKESTIVTSTLEEEELNELMDRSDMAHNNSAGTRKFTY; via the exons aTGGAGCAAACGAATGATGAAATTTTAACAATGAAAGAGGATAGTAATAATTccgataataatttcgataataatttcgataataattccgATAATAAATCCGATAAAGATATCGTCGTGGATTGTGACTTCCCAAGTAAAACGA GTGATTCGACTGATAATAAATCTTTGAGTATAATTGCTGATCACAGCAAGCTTGATGATAAAGTTCCTGAAGATAatgttacgaataaaaaaaaaagaagcctAGCTGAGTTTATTGAAGAAAAGCGTATTGCACaggaagaatataataaaacattgcaTGAACAAAGATATAAACGGTTAATGCATCTTTTAACTCAAAGTCAATTTTATGCTAATTATCTTATGGGAAAAATTACTTCAACTTCATcgcaagaaataaaagatcagAAAAAAGCTACTAATGAGAATTTACcaccaaagaaaaaagaaaaaaagaaaaatactcaAGAATATGATATACGCCAATATATTTCTCCAAAG atggaaaaaaaaataaattcagatAGATCAAAATCCAATTTAAGTCCAAGACAAATTTcagaagaattattaaatttagatATTGAAAAGCAAGTAGATAACTGTGAAAATTTTTGTGTTCCAAAACATTTCAATGGTACTTTATATGAATATCAGAGAGAAGGTTTGCAATGGTTGAAAGTGCTTTATGAGAATGGATTAAATGGTATCTTAGCTGATGAAATGGGACTTGGAAAAACAATTCAAATAATAGCATTGTTATGTCATCTTTTAGAAAAACATCAAGGTGGTCcttatttaataattgcaCCACTTTCTACAATACCAAATTGGGTTTCAGAATTTAAGAAATTTGCCCCTGATTTACCAATAATAGTATTTCATGGctcaaaaaatataagattaaatatCTCTAAGAAAATTACACAATCTTACAGTGTTAAAGGAGAATATAGAACAAAACCTATTGTACTAACCACATATGAAATGCCAttagtagaaaataaatttcttatgagTCAGAAATggagatatataattatcgatgAAGGTCAGAGAATCAAAAATCATGAATCACTATTATCTAA aGTTCTAAGAACATTTCCATCTATGAACCGCCTTTTATTGACTGGTACACCACTTCAAAATAATCTAGCTGAATTGTGGGCACTTCTTAACTTTTTATTACCTGAAATATTTGATGATTTGCCTGTGTTTGAATCCTGGTTTAATGTAAATGAATTACAAAGTACAGAGGCTACTAACAAGATtttaaaacaagaagaagaaaaacacaTTTTATCATCATTAAGAGAAATTTTGAAGCCTTTTGTTTTAAGACGTGAGAAATCAGATGTCCATATAAATATTCCacctaaaaaagaattaattgttTATGCTCCACTTTCACATTTGCAACATGAATTATACAGAGCAGTTTTAAATTATGacctttataataaaattgaaaaagaaccTATTTTGAAAACATTGGATGGTAGCAAACCTAAAAGAAAGCGTATTACAACAAATACAATGGGTATTGATAATTTAAACAATGAATTAACATCTCCTGTACCAGAGGAAGAAAGTACACTAACAGATCCATATCTATTGCAGTGGCAGaaacatattaatattactgaTCAGAATCGTGATTTCTTACAGAACCTACGGTTCCAAAACAGAT GGGtactatataaaaagattgtCAATCATCCATATTTGCTTTATAATCCTTTGGATTTAAATGGTATGCATTCAATTAATGATGATATTATCAAATCTTCTGGTAAACTTTTAGTACTGGATGCTATGTTATCTAAATTGAAGAAGCGAGGACATAAAGTTCTTTTATTCTCAACAATGACAAAATTACTTAATATCATAGAAGATTATCTCTCATTAcgaaattatacatatgttaGATTAGATGGTTCAAGTAAACTAGAAGAAAGAggtataaatattcataaatttaatacaGAACctgaattatttttgtttcttatatcTACAAAAGCTGGTGGAACAGGTCTTAATCTTGCTGCTGCTGATACTGTGATTATATATGACAGTGATTGG AATCCACAAGTAGATATACAAGCAATGGCACGTTGTCATAGGATTGGTCAAACTCGTCCCGTTGTAATTTATAAGTTATGTACTAAAGGAACAATTGATGAAGTAATTATTAAACGTGCTGAAGCTAAACGGCTTTTGGAAAAGATGGTTATGTCTAAAGAATTACGTAAACTGGATATTCACAGTAAGGATACACTTATGGAATTGAAACAACTTTTAGAATCAAAAGAATCTACAATTGTTACATCTACACTAGAAG AAGAAGAACTCAATGAACTAATGGATAGAAGTGATATGGCACACAACAATTCTGCTGGTACAAGAAAATTTACTTACTAA
- the LOC127066947 gene encoding lymphoid-specific helicase-like isoform X1 encodes MEQTNDEILTMKEDSNNSDNNFDNNFDNNSDNKSDKDIVVDCDFPSKTSDSTDNKSLSIIADHSKLDDKVPEDNVTNKKKRSLAEFIEEKRIAQEEYNKTLHEQRYKRLMHLLTQSQFYANYLMGKITSTSSQEIKDQKKATNENLPPKKKEKKKNTQEYDIRQYISPKMEKKINSDRSKSNLSPRQISEELLNLDIEKQVDNCENFCVPKHFNGTLYEYQREGLQWLKVLYENGLNGILADEMGLGKTIQIIALLCHLLEKHQGGPYLIIAPLSTIPNWVSEFKKFAPDLPIIVFHGSKNIRLNISKKITQSYSVKGEYRTKPIVLTTYEMPLVENKFLMSQKWRYIIIDEGQRIKNHESLLSKVLRTFPSMNRLLLTGTPLQNNLAELWALLNFLLPEIFDDLPVFESWFNVNELQSTEATNKILKQEEEKHILSSLREILKPFVLRREKSDVHINIPPKKELIVYAPLSHLQHELYRAVLNYDLYNKIEKEPILKTLDGSKPKRKRITTNTMGIDNLNNELTSPVPEEESTLTDPYLLQWQKHINITDQNRDFLQNLRFQNRWVLYKKIVNHPYLLYNPLDLNGMHSINDDIIKSSGKLLVLDAMLSKLKKRGHKVLLFSTMTKLLNIIEDYLSLRNYTYVRLDGSSKLEERGINIHKFNTEPELFLFLISTKAGGTGLNLAAADTVIIYDSDWNPQVDIQAMARCHRIGQTRPVVIYKLCTKGTIDEVIIKRAEAKRLLEKMVMSKELRKLDIHSKDTLMELKQLLESKESTIVTSTLEAYSEEELNELMDRSDMAHNNSAGTRKFTY; translated from the exons aTGGAGCAAACGAATGATGAAATTTTAACAATGAAAGAGGATAGTAATAATTccgataataatttcgataataatttcgataataattccgATAATAAATCCGATAAAGATATCGTCGTGGATTGTGACTTCCCAAGTAAAACGA GTGATTCGACTGATAATAAATCTTTGAGTATAATTGCTGATCACAGCAAGCTTGATGATAAAGTTCCTGAAGATAatgttacgaataaaaaaaaaagaagcctAGCTGAGTTTATTGAAGAAAAGCGTATTGCACaggaagaatataataaaacattgcaTGAACAAAGATATAAACGGTTAATGCATCTTTTAACTCAAAGTCAATTTTATGCTAATTATCTTATGGGAAAAATTACTTCAACTTCATcgcaagaaataaaagatcagAAAAAAGCTACTAATGAGAATTTACcaccaaagaaaaaagaaaaaaagaaaaatactcaAGAATATGATATACGCCAATATATTTCTCCAAAG atggaaaaaaaaataaattcagatAGATCAAAATCCAATTTAAGTCCAAGACAAATTTcagaagaattattaaatttagatATTGAAAAGCAAGTAGATAACTGTGAAAATTTTTGTGTTCCAAAACATTTCAATGGTACTTTATATGAATATCAGAGAGAAGGTTTGCAATGGTTGAAAGTGCTTTATGAGAATGGATTAAATGGTATCTTAGCTGATGAAATGGGACTTGGAAAAACAATTCAAATAATAGCATTGTTATGTCATCTTTTAGAAAAACATCAAGGTGGTCcttatttaataattgcaCCACTTTCTACAATACCAAATTGGGTTTCAGAATTTAAGAAATTTGCCCCTGATTTACCAATAATAGTATTTCATGGctcaaaaaatataagattaaatatCTCTAAGAAAATTACACAATCTTACAGTGTTAAAGGAGAATATAGAACAAAACCTATTGTACTAACCACATATGAAATGCCAttagtagaaaataaatttcttatgagTCAGAAATggagatatataattatcgatgAAGGTCAGAGAATCAAAAATCATGAATCACTATTATCTAA aGTTCTAAGAACATTTCCATCTATGAACCGCCTTTTATTGACTGGTACACCACTTCAAAATAATCTAGCTGAATTGTGGGCACTTCTTAACTTTTTATTACCTGAAATATTTGATGATTTGCCTGTGTTTGAATCCTGGTTTAATGTAAATGAATTACAAAGTACAGAGGCTACTAACAAGATtttaaaacaagaagaagaaaaacacaTTTTATCATCATTAAGAGAAATTTTGAAGCCTTTTGTTTTAAGACGTGAGAAATCAGATGTCCATATAAATATTCCacctaaaaaagaattaattgttTATGCTCCACTTTCACATTTGCAACATGAATTATACAGAGCAGTTTTAAATTATGacctttataataaaattgaaaaagaaccTATTTTGAAAACATTGGATGGTAGCAAACCTAAAAGAAAGCGTATTACAACAAATACAATGGGTATTGATAATTTAAACAATGAATTAACATCTCCTGTACCAGAGGAAGAAAGTACACTAACAGATCCATATCTATTGCAGTGGCAGaaacatattaatattactgaTCAGAATCGTGATTTCTTACAGAACCTACGGTTCCAAAACAGAT GGGtactatataaaaagattgtCAATCATCCATATTTGCTTTATAATCCTTTGGATTTAAATGGTATGCATTCAATTAATGATGATATTATCAAATCTTCTGGTAAACTTTTAGTACTGGATGCTATGTTATCTAAATTGAAGAAGCGAGGACATAAAGTTCTTTTATTCTCAACAATGACAAAATTACTTAATATCATAGAAGATTATCTCTCATTAcgaaattatacatatgttaGATTAGATGGTTCAAGTAAACTAGAAGAAAGAggtataaatattcataaatttaatacaGAACctgaattatttttgtttcttatatcTACAAAAGCTGGTGGAACAGGTCTTAATCTTGCTGCTGCTGATACTGTGATTATATATGACAGTGATTGG AATCCACAAGTAGATATACAAGCAATGGCACGTTGTCATAGGATTGGTCAAACTCGTCCCGTTGTAATTTATAAGTTATGTACTAAAGGAACAATTGATGAAGTAATTATTAAACGTGCTGAAGCTAAACGGCTTTTGGAAAAGATGGTTATGTCTAAAGAATTACGTAAACTGGATATTCACAGTAAGGATACACTTATGGAATTGAAACAACTTTTAGAATCAAAAGAATCTACAATTGTTACATCTACACTAGAAG CGTACTCAGAAGAAGAACTCAATGAACTAATGGATAGAAGTGATATGGCACACAACAATTCTGCTGGTACAAGAAAATTTACTTACTAA